From Eriocheir sinensis breed Jianghai 21 chromosome 37, ASM2467909v1, whole genome shotgun sequence, one genomic window encodes:
- the LOC127008416 gene encoding uncharacterized protein SYNPCC7002_A1628-like isoform X1 — protein sequence MTPFGRVDAFITSRLLNRGQEQQRRYFNRIRHHLAEGEWRQVGRLASLPIVHHPGYVCPLPPNHRFKMMKFHYLYEILLGDGVIKKDKQVIQPEQVSRELASAVHCPLYVDKFFDGKTSETEQRATGFQWTPGLASRVRYETGGTVLAAKLSLEFGLACSTGGGTHHAFPDRGSGYCLINDLAVTAKHLVQSGLAEKVLIVDLDVHQGDGTAFIFENHPDVYTLSFHCQNNFPLRKQKSDLDVGLAVGTGDKDYLNTLAEYLPSVLDKIHPDVILYDAGVDPHEKDELGKLKLSDNGLYLRDTYVLREAVCRGIPVATVIGGGYDEIMRLSARHTIIHRVAQQMWNTYL from the exons ATGACTCCCTTCGGCAGGGTGGACGCCTTCATCACCTCAAGACTACTCAACAGGGGACAGGAGCAGCAGAGGCGGTATTTTAACAGAATCAGG CACCACCTGGCGGAGGGGGAGTGGCGCCAGGTGGGGCGCCTGGCCAGCCTGCCCATCGTGCACCACCCGGGCTATGTGTGTCCGCTGCCGCCCAACCACCGATTCAAGATGATGAAGTTTCACTATTTATACGAGATTCTTTTAGGCGACGGCGTCATAAAGAAAGATAAGCAG GTGATACAGCCGGAGCAAGTGAGCCGAGAACTGGCCTCGGCTGTACACTGTCCGCTGTACGTGGACAAATTCTTCGATGGAAAAACATCCGAGACAGAGCAGCGAGCGACAGGCTTTCAGTGGACGCCGGGACTGGCCAGCCGAGTGCGCTATGAGACAG GTGGGACTGTTCTGGCAGCCAAACTGAGTCTCGAGTTTGGCCTGGCGTGTAGCACTGGGGGCGGCACGCACCACGCCTTCCCGGACCGAGGCTCGGGCTACTGCCTCATCAACGACCTGGCAGTGACGGCTAAACACCTTGTACAGTCTGGCTTGGCTGAGAAGGTTCTTATAGTGGACCTGGATGTACACCAG GGAGATGGAACAGCGTTTATATTTGAAAACCATCCCGACGTTTACACACTCTCCTTCCACTGCCAAAACAACTTCCCACTTCGCAAGCAGAAGAGCGACCTTGACGTGGGCCTGGCAGTGGGCACGGGCGACAAGGACTACCTCAACACCCTCGCT GAGTACTTACCAAGTGTCTTAGACAAGATCCATCCTGATGTTATCCTGTATGATGCCGGAGTTGACCCTCACGAGAAGGATGAACTGGGCAAATTAAAACTAAGTGATAACG GCCTGTATCTGCGGGACACCTACGTGCTGCGGGAAGCCGTGTGCCGTGGCATCCCGGTGGCTACCGTTATCGGCGGCGGCTACGACGAGATAATGAGACTCTCGGCGAGACACACCATCATCCACCGGGTGGCCCAGCAGATGTGGAACACATACCTTTGA
- the LOC127008416 gene encoding uncharacterized protein SYNPCC7002_A1628-like isoform X3 produces MMKFHYLYEILLGDGVIKKDKQVIQPEQVSRELASAVHCPLYVDKFFDGKTSETEQRATGFQWTPGLASRVRYETGGTVLAAKLSLEFGLACSTGGGTHHAFPDRGSGYCLINDLAVTAKHLVQSGLAEKVLIVDLDVHQGDGTAFIFENHPDVYTLSFHCQNNFPLRKQKSDLDVGLAVGTGDKDYLNTLAEYLPSVLDKIHPDVILYDAGVDPHEKDELGKLKLSDNGLYLRDTYVLREAVCRGIPVATVIGGGYDEIMRLSARHTIIHRVAQQMWNTYL; encoded by the exons ATGATGAAGTTTCACTATTTATACGAGATTCTTTTAGGCGACGGCGTCATAAAGAAAGATAAGCAG GTGATACAGCCGGAGCAAGTGAGCCGAGAACTGGCCTCGGCTGTACACTGTCCGCTGTACGTGGACAAATTCTTCGATGGAAAAACATCCGAGACAGAGCAGCGAGCGACAGGCTTTCAGTGGACGCCGGGACTGGCCAGCCGAGTGCGCTATGAGACAG GTGGGACTGTTCTGGCAGCCAAACTGAGTCTCGAGTTTGGCCTGGCGTGTAGCACTGGGGGCGGCACGCACCACGCCTTCCCGGACCGAGGCTCGGGCTACTGCCTCATCAACGACCTGGCAGTGACGGCTAAACACCTTGTACAGTCTGGCTTGGCTGAGAAGGTTCTTATAGTGGACCTGGATGTACACCAG GGAGATGGAACAGCGTTTATATTTGAAAACCATCCCGACGTTTACACACTCTCCTTCCACTGCCAAAACAACTTCCCACTTCGCAAGCAGAAGAGCGACCTTGACGTGGGCCTGGCAGTGGGCACGGGCGACAAGGACTACCTCAACACCCTCGCT GAGTACTTACCAAGTGTCTTAGACAAGATCCATCCTGATGTTATCCTGTATGATGCCGGAGTTGACCCTCACGAGAAGGATGAACTGGGCAAATTAAAACTAAGTGATAACG GCCTGTATCTGCGGGACACCTACGTGCTGCGGGAAGCCGTGTGCCGTGGCATCCCGGTGGCTACCGTTATCGGCGGCGGCTACGACGAGATAATGAGACTCTCGGCGAGACACACCATCATCCACCGGGTGGCCCAGCAGATGTGGAACACATACCTTTGA
- the LOC127008416 gene encoding uncharacterized protein SYNPCC7002_A1628-like isoform X2, giving the protein MTPFGRVDAFITSRLLNRGQEQQRRYFNRIRVIQPEQVSRELASAVHCPLYVDKFFDGKTSETEQRATGFQWTPGLASRVRYETGGTVLAAKLSLEFGLACSTGGGTHHAFPDRGSGYCLINDLAVTAKHLVQSGLAEKVLIVDLDVHQGDGTAFIFENHPDVYTLSFHCQNNFPLRKQKSDLDVGLAVGTGDKDYLNTLAEYLPSVLDKIHPDVILYDAGVDPHEKDELGKLKLSDNGLYLRDTYVLREAVCRGIPVATVIGGGYDEIMRLSARHTIIHRVAQQMWNTYL; this is encoded by the exons ATGACTCCCTTCGGCAGGGTGGACGCCTTCATCACCTCAAGACTACTCAACAGGGGACAGGAGCAGCAGAGGCGGTATTTTAACAGAATCAGG GTGATACAGCCGGAGCAAGTGAGCCGAGAACTGGCCTCGGCTGTACACTGTCCGCTGTACGTGGACAAATTCTTCGATGGAAAAACATCCGAGACAGAGCAGCGAGCGACAGGCTTTCAGTGGACGCCGGGACTGGCCAGCCGAGTGCGCTATGAGACAG GTGGGACTGTTCTGGCAGCCAAACTGAGTCTCGAGTTTGGCCTGGCGTGTAGCACTGGGGGCGGCACGCACCACGCCTTCCCGGACCGAGGCTCGGGCTACTGCCTCATCAACGACCTGGCAGTGACGGCTAAACACCTTGTACAGTCTGGCTTGGCTGAGAAGGTTCTTATAGTGGACCTGGATGTACACCAG GGAGATGGAACAGCGTTTATATTTGAAAACCATCCCGACGTTTACACACTCTCCTTCCACTGCCAAAACAACTTCCCACTTCGCAAGCAGAAGAGCGACCTTGACGTGGGCCTGGCAGTGGGCACGGGCGACAAGGACTACCTCAACACCCTCGCT GAGTACTTACCAAGTGTCTTAGACAAGATCCATCCTGATGTTATCCTGTATGATGCCGGAGTTGACCCTCACGAGAAGGATGAACTGGGCAAATTAAAACTAAGTGATAACG GCCTGTATCTGCGGGACACCTACGTGCTGCGGGAAGCCGTGTGCCGTGGCATCCCGGTGGCTACCGTTATCGGCGGCGGCTACGACGAGATAATGAGACTCTCGGCGAGACACACCATCATCCACCGGGTGGCCCAGCAGATGTGGAACACATACCTTTGA
- the LOC127008473 gene encoding uncharacterized protein LOC127008473 has translation MPPGASPQSFAYVPAPQQGQPAYHSVHSSASPHAPATPDNQKVPLTPTPPTSLPSPQASSQDLPGASGTFPKPGPASAVPQQTIIVVPSSMALQNNYIIKNLPQPPGFVPAPAVVDKPPSTPTPSPSPTTTQAGADPSKGNTVIYLPS, from the coding sequence ATGCCCCCAGGGGCCTCCCCTCAGAGCTTTGCCTACGTGCCGGCCCCCCAGCAGGGCCAGCCGGCCTACCACAGTGTCCACAGCAGTGCCTCCCCCCATGCCCCTGCCACCCCAGATAATCAAAAAGTGCCCCTCACACCCACTCCCCCCaccagcctcccctccccccaggccTCCTCCCAGGACCTCCCAGGGGCCTCAGGGACCTTCCCCAAGCCCGGTCCCGCCTCTGCAGTGCCCCAGCAGACCATCATTGTGGTGCCGTCCTCCATGGCGCTGCAAAACAACTACATCATCAAGAACCTCCCCCAGCCCCCAGGCTTTGTGCCCGCCCCGGCGGTGGTGGACAAGCCCCCCTCCacgcccaccccctccccctctcccaccaccacccaggCTGGAGCTGACCCCAGCAAAGGTAACACAGTCATCTACCTGCCCTCATAG
- the LOC127008418 gene encoding uncharacterized protein DDB_G0284459-like isoform X1, translating to MANMASGGVYQQMVVPASYHFPQPQQQPQEPEPKKEPKKRKKPAEKSNGEKKKPRIIGQSAYMAGLRLEAGDGGGECSRCNKKKCFKHVDGKNKNQLSKKTPEDTVLQMKKHMLRLLSTQDYLLFCKTDQKNGQLDVDISKMHRSYLEEHEPQAFEPATDPNKEYKPKVKQWLYRKIYLDEFKSFEYAEGKRKIGDLRRSIESVMIQKKKKAPKPKPPAPSPQHQVLPQDYSMNSHSPNTPAGPTDMSRTAATMSVPPGTIIAASPHTPASTATGGYQPNLMNLGVETTTTPVSSMAAMGATSTLHNSLATYMTQQVQPNLLFGLGQQQQPPPAQQQPLNLQTSHQGQPTMQAPPHQTPGTAAPPTAAPPLPLNLHNHPYYVSLGPMLPLPMSTPQHNHQQQFQQNMLQQQQGIPGGFNQHTMYQ from the exons ATGGCGAACATGGCGAGTGGTGGAGTGTACCAGCAAATGGTGGTGCCCGCGTCCTACCACTTCCCCCAACCACAGCAGCAGCCACAGGAACCAGAGCCCAAGAAGGAgcccaaaaagaggaaaaagcccGCGGAAAAGTCCAATGGCGAGAAGAAGAAGCCTCGGATCATTGGACAGAGCGCGTACATGGCTGGGCTGAGGCTGGAGGCTGGAGACGGAGGCGGGGAGTGCTCGAGGTGCAACAAGAAGAAGTGTTTCAAGCATGTGGACGGGAA GAACAAGAATCAGCTGTCGAAGAAGACCCCCGAGGACACGGTGCTGCAGATGAAGAAGCACATGCTGCGCCTCCTCTCCACGCAGGACTACCTCCTCTTCTGCAAGACGGACCAGAAGAACGGTCAGCTGGACGTTGACATATCCAAGATGCACCGCTCGTACCTAGAGGAACATGAACCACAGGCCTTTGAACCTGCCACCG ACCCCAACAAGGAGTACAAGCCCAAGGTGAAGCAGTGGCTGTACAGGAAGATCTACTTGGATGAGTTCAAGAGCTTCGAGTACGCTGAGGGCAAGAGGAAGATTGGCGACCTACGGCGGAGCATAGAGAGTGTCATGatccagaaaaagaagaaagcgcCCAAACCCAAGCCACCCGCCCCCTCCCCTCAACACCAG GTATTGCCACAGGACTACAGCATGAACAGCCACAGCCCCAACACACCCGCCGGCCCCACAGACATGAGCAGAACGGCCGCGACGATGTCCGTCCCGCCCGGCACCATCATCGCGGCCTCCCCCCACACCCCGGCCAGCACCGCCACCGGGGGCTACCAG CCCAACCTGATGAACCTTGGCGTGGAGACCACCACCACGCCCGTGTCCTCCATGGCGGCCATGGGCGCCACCTCCACGCTGCACAACTCCCTGGCCACCTACATGACCCAGCAGGTGCAGCCCAACCTGCTGTTTGGCCtgggccagcagcagcagccacccCCTGCCCAGCAGCAGCCCCTCAACCTGCAGACCTCCCACCAGGGGCAGCCCACCATGCAGGCGCCGCCCCACCAGACCCCAGGGACTGCCGCGCCCCCCACGGCAGCACCCCCCTTGCCCCTCAACCTGCACAACCACCCCTACTACGTGTCCCTGGGGCCCATGCTGCCCCTGCCCATGTCCACACCACAGCATAACCACCAGCAGCAGTTCCAGCAAAACATGCTGCAGCAACAGCAGGGCATTCCTGGCGGGTTCAACCAACACACCATGTACCAGTGA
- the LOC127008418 gene encoding uncharacterized protein DDB_G0284459-like isoform X2, translating into MANMASGGVYQQMVVPASYHFPQPQQQPQEPEPKKEPKKRKKPAEKSNGEKKKPRIIGQSAYMAGLRLEAGDGGGECSRCNKKKCFKHVDGKNKNQLSKKTPEDTVLQMKKHMLRLLSTQDYLLFCKTDQKNGQLDVDISKMHRSYLEEHEPQAFEPATDPNKEYKPKVKQWLYRKIYLDEFKSFEYAEGKRKIGDLRRSIESVMIQKKKKAPKPKPPAPSPQHQDYSMNSHSPNTPAGPTDMSRTAATMSVPPGTIIAASPHTPASTATGGYQPNLMNLGVETTTTPVSSMAAMGATSTLHNSLATYMTQQVQPNLLFGLGQQQQPPPAQQQPLNLQTSHQGQPTMQAPPHQTPGTAAPPTAAPPLPLNLHNHPYYVSLGPMLPLPMSTPQHNHQQQFQQNMLQQQQGIPGGFNQHTMYQ; encoded by the exons ATGGCGAACATGGCGAGTGGTGGAGTGTACCAGCAAATGGTGGTGCCCGCGTCCTACCACTTCCCCCAACCACAGCAGCAGCCACAGGAACCAGAGCCCAAGAAGGAgcccaaaaagaggaaaaagcccGCGGAAAAGTCCAATGGCGAGAAGAAGAAGCCTCGGATCATTGGACAGAGCGCGTACATGGCTGGGCTGAGGCTGGAGGCTGGAGACGGAGGCGGGGAGTGCTCGAGGTGCAACAAGAAGAAGTGTTTCAAGCATGTGGACGGGAA GAACAAGAATCAGCTGTCGAAGAAGACCCCCGAGGACACGGTGCTGCAGATGAAGAAGCACATGCTGCGCCTCCTCTCCACGCAGGACTACCTCCTCTTCTGCAAGACGGACCAGAAGAACGGTCAGCTGGACGTTGACATATCCAAGATGCACCGCTCGTACCTAGAGGAACATGAACCACAGGCCTTTGAACCTGCCACCG ACCCCAACAAGGAGTACAAGCCCAAGGTGAAGCAGTGGCTGTACAGGAAGATCTACTTGGATGAGTTCAAGAGCTTCGAGTACGCTGAGGGCAAGAGGAAGATTGGCGACCTACGGCGGAGCATAGAGAGTGTCATGatccagaaaaagaagaaagcgcCCAAACCCAAGCCACCCGCCCCCTCCCCTCAACACCAG GACTACAGCATGAACAGCCACAGCCCCAACACACCCGCCGGCCCCACAGACATGAGCAGAACGGCCGCGACGATGTCCGTCCCGCCCGGCACCATCATCGCGGCCTCCCCCCACACCCCGGCCAGCACCGCCACCGGGGGCTACCAG CCCAACCTGATGAACCTTGGCGTGGAGACCACCACCACGCCCGTGTCCTCCATGGCGGCCATGGGCGCCACCTCCACGCTGCACAACTCCCTGGCCACCTACATGACCCAGCAGGTGCAGCCCAACCTGCTGTTTGGCCtgggccagcagcagcagccacccCCTGCCCAGCAGCAGCCCCTCAACCTGCAGACCTCCCACCAGGGGCAGCCCACCATGCAGGCGCCGCCCCACCAGACCCCAGGGACTGCCGCGCCCCCCACGGCAGCACCCCCCTTGCCCCTCAACCTGCACAACCACCCCTACTACGTGTCCCTGGGGCCCATGCTGCCCCTGCCCATGTCCACACCACAGCATAACCACCAGCAGCAGTTCCAGCAAAACATGCTGCAGCAACAGCAGGGCATTCCTGGCGGGTTCAACCAACACACCATGTACCAGTGA